The Candida orthopsilosis Co 90-125, chromosome 3 draft sequence sequence AAATTGCCATCACCGGCATGAGCCAAAATAATTGATTCGAAAGGTGAGTTTTTAATCCAGTCATTGATTTCGTCTAACACATATGACAATCGTGACAAGGGAACTGCAATATCAGTAACCCATATTCttacatcttcatcaatttcattacgACCCCAATTGATCATGGCATAAAATGCATTTTTCCTAGCTGAAAAGAgttcttcttgttcttgtttatttttagcaaatttgaaattggcaGCTTCGTTAGCTTGAGTTATAGTTTTCAAGattttgacattttcaTTGACGACTACGTCGTTGATTCCACCtagtttgaaaaaaatggTGGGTGCCTCCAACATCTTTTCACTGGTGAAGTCACCATAGTTTAAGCAATGCATCATATCTGCGNNNNNNNNNNNNNNNNNNNNNNNNNNNNNNNNNNNNNNNNNNNNNNNNNNNNNNNNNNNNNNNNNNNNNNNNNNNNNNNNNNNNNNNNNNNNNNNNNNNNNNNNNNNNNNNNNNNNNNNNNNNNNNNNNNNNNNNNNNNNNNNNNNNNNNNNNNNNNNNNNNNNNNNNNNNNNNNNNNNNNNNNNNNNNNNNNNNNNNNNNNNNNNNNNNNNNNNNNNNNNNNNNNNNNNNNNNNNNNNNNNNNNNNNNNNNNNNNNNNNNNNNNNNNNNNNNNNNNCGGACATGGCTCCGTACCTAGAAGCATTTACCCCAGAAGCATTTGTGGCAATCATTCCTGAGATCAACCCCAGCGGTCCACAATCGGTACCAAACATCAACCCGTATGGctccaaatcttcattaaGCTTTTGCCAATTAACACCACACTgtacaacaacatccaaatcattatcattGACCGCCAACACTTTATTCATGCGCGAAGTATCTACAACAATTCCTCTTCGTGTTGAATGGAAATGGCCTTCAAGACTCGTTCCCCCGGAAAACGGAACTACCGGAACAAGTTCCCTATTacaaatcttcaacactTGTGATACTTCCTCGGTCGTCTTTGGATAAACAACGTAAAGTGGTacttcattttccaatggTTTATGAGTTGTAAATTCATTTCCCGTATGATGATCAATTTCCGGTTTGCTATTAACCACGTCAATACCTAGTTTTTCGATTTCTGGGATCACTCGTGATATGTTCTGACAATACTTTGGCGGTTCAAGTGAAgttaattttgttgttgatgattttggaaataaATGTAGTGGTGGGTTGGTCAATACTTCGTATCGGCCATACTTGTAAGCAACATATGATACGATTGCAGTGCTGGTGATACCAGCAAGTATAGGTCGCAACGGTAGTCTTCTCCACGACATAATCAGGGTATAATACGTATGATAAAGTGGGTCGTAAATGAGCTCATTTTGTATCTtgctgaaaaattgatgcaaaaattAACTGCGATAGCCACAGTTATCAGCCAATTAAATTCAAGCTACGTAATGGCGAGGTTAACAGGCTTCATGTTACGCCACTTCTTTTTAACTTATAACTTATTTCATTAAAACTAACTATACATCACAAAATATAATCAGGCATACTGCTTACTTAGACAAGATTTCACCAGTTTCTATGgtcttttcaaatctttctctttcatcaattgatggaCGGTTCAACATGGCTTCCAAAGCTTCAGAGTATGGAGCCTTGTGTTTAGCTGGTGGGTTCAAGGTCTTGACCAAATCAAAGTAGTTTTCGTAAATGTCACCATCGTATCTACCAATAGCAGCATTGATCATCATATCGGACATTTGGAATGAATCAGTCaatccaacaacatttgGTCTGACTTGCTTGCATAATTTTGGAATGACAACCTTAGCCAAGTCGGTGATGGCATTGGTGGAAGCAACGTTAAAAGTCAAGAAGATACCAGCAAACTTGTCCAAAACGACGGTAGCAGCATATACTCTACCCAAGTCATACAAGTATGGTTTCAAGCTTTCGTCATCATGAGTGTCAACTCTTCTAGCATATTCACTCAACAAGTAGTGGTGAGCCTTCAATTTAGAAATGTTAACCAATTCAGCACCAACGAAATCaaagttttcttttctaaCCGTCTTACCAGTTTCATAAGATAATCTGATGATAGCAACTTCCaaagatttgataaaagtCTTGAGGTCGGTGATATCATTAGCATTGTCCAAGACAACTTTGCTGGCTTCTGAGCCAGTGtattctttcaattggttcaagAAATCTGAAGAACCCTTGACGACTTTACcgtcatcttcaatagCAAGGATGTGCTTAACCAATGGCTTACCAATGTTGATACCCAAGACATTGTTGTCACCTTCCCAAGTACATTGGACAACCCAATCGTTATAAGCTCTTCCGAAACCATTGTAACCTGAGTAACCGTGTCCACCACAAGCTTGTCTACATTGGTCAATACCTTCAGCAGCTAACCAAGTACAGGTGGATTTCAATGAACCGgaatcaataaacaatgaCTTCATAGCATCAATAGACTTCATGATACCTGCttcatcaccttcatcaaCGGCATCATCCAATAACAACAAGGTTTCTTCAATAGTTCTTTCAACCTTCAAGGCACCAGCTGAAACAACATAAGCAGCAGCCAAGTATGGAAATAATCTCTTTTGATGCAATGGGTAGTCCAATAATTGTGTTTCCAAagcttcttcatcgtctTGGTCAACATTGTCACCTTTGAATTGTCTTCTACCAATAGCATATCTCAAAGCAATGGTAGAAACTCTGGCCAACATTCTGTATGAATCCAAAACCATCATAACTCTACCACCCAACAAAGCTGAGTAGGACAATTGTTCCAATGGTGGCAAGATAACTTCACCTTCTCTTGAAACTTTACAgaatttttgcaacatgAAGAATCTTGGAATTCTGACAGAGGAGAATTGGATCCAACCGTTATCAATACCATCTCTACCCATCTTAGCGCCAATGTCACCAACAGTGATACCTGGCATCAAATCGTGGTTGGAGTCTCTCAatggaacaacaaaagtcTTGACACCGTAATCTTCgccatcaacaatcaatctAGCATAAACAGTACAGTGAGTAGCTGAGTGAGCAGCACCACCAATCCACCATTTGGTAGCACCAATGTGTGgggtgttgatgatgaattcgTCGTTTGCCTTATCAAAAGTAGCAGTAGTTTCAAGACCCATGACATTAGAACCATGAGCCAATTCAGTCATACCGAAACAACCGTAAATACCTCTAATATGAGCAGTGTGTTTGTCCAAAGCCCagtatttcaattgatcataaGTACCGTTACCTCTGATACATGAAATGAACAAACCCAAGTTAACACCAATTCTAGTACCAACAGCTGGGTCAAAAACACCAACTAATGACAACCTTCTGTTGAAAACATCGATAGAATCACCTTCCAAATATCTGGAAATtctgttgattttgaca is a genomic window containing:
- a CDS encoding Dld2 protein (S. cerevisiae homolog DLD1 has D-lactate dehydrogenase (cytochrome) activity, has role in cellular carbohydrate metabolic process, aerobic respiration and localizes to mitochondrial inner membrane), producing MSWRRLPLRPILAGITSTAIVSYVAYKYGRYEVLTNPPLHLFPKSSTTKLTSLEPPKYCQNISRVIPEIEKLGIDVVNSKPEIDHHTGNEFTTHKPLENEVPLYVVYPKTTEEVSQVLKICNRELVPVVPFSGGTSLEGHFHSTRRGIVVDTSRMNKVLAVNDNDLDVVVQCGVNWQKLNEDLEPYGLMFGTDCGPSGLISGMIATNASGVNASRYGAMSXXXXXXXXXXXXXXXXXXXXXXXXXXXXXXXXXXXXXXXXXXXXXXXXXXXXXXXXXXXXXXXXXXXXXXXXXXXXXXXXXXXXXXXXXXXXXADMMHCLNYGDFTSEKMLEAPTIFFKLGGINDVVVNENVKILKTITQANEAANFKFAKNKQEQEELFSARKNAFYAMINWGRNEIDEDVRIWVTDIAVPLSRLSYVLDEINDWIKNSPFESIILAHAGDGNFHADIFYKKEQRAEVEAIVNKMIQLGIDNDGTATGEHGIGNAKRRFLQLELGEDTIDMMRKIKLSLDPNRILNPDKIFKIDPTDKGEY
- a CDS encoding Pox1-3 acyl-CoA oxidase, giving the protein MSVPFTAKNVSLSKGPDPKTSLQTERDAQKFNPQAMQYFLEGSKERAELIKALTQQMERDPILWTDGSYYDMSKEQLREFTAVKINRISRYLEGDSIDVFNRRLSLVGVFDPAVGTRIGVNLGLFISCIRGNGTYDQLKYWALDKHTAHIRGIYGCFGMTELAHGSNVMGLETTATFDKANDEFIINTPHIGATKWWIGGAAHSATHCTVYARLIVDGEDYGVKTFVVPLRDSNHDLMPGITVGDIGAKMGRDGIDNGWIQFSSVRIPRFFMLQKFCKVSREGEVILPPLEQLSYSALLGGRVMMVLDSYRMLARVSTIALRYAIGRRQFKGDNVDQDDEEALETQLLDYPLHQKRLFPYLAAAYVVSAGALKVERTIEETLLLLDDAVDEGDEAGIMKSIDAMKSLFIDSGSLKSTCTWLAAEGIDQCRQACGGHGYSGYNGFGRAYNDWVVQCTWEGDNNVLGINIGKPLVKHILAIEDDGKVVKGSSDFLNQLKEYTGSEASKVVLDNANDITDLKTFIKSLEVAIIRLSYETGKTVRKENFDFVGAELVNISKLKAHHYLLSEYARRVDTHDDESLKPYLYDLGRVYAATVVLDKFAGIFLTFNVASTNAITDLAKVVIPKLCKQVRPNVVGLTDSFQMSDMMINAAIGRYDGDIYENYFDLVKTLNPPAKHKAPYSEALEAMLNRPSIDERERFEKTIETGEILSK